In Clarias gariepinus isolate MV-2021 ecotype Netherlands chromosome 1, CGAR_prim_01v2, whole genome shotgun sequence, one DNA window encodes the following:
- the LOC128524704 gene encoding butyrophilin subfamily 1 member A1-like gives MSHCVVAKQSFSSGRFYYEVQVRGNTQWSLGVMRESVNRKRGIPWSPQCGFWTVELWGNQYWAHADPSVLLTLREKVEKVGVFVDYEEGLVSFYDVESRSHIYSFTGQSFTEKLYPCFWTWSNNPLIITDVTE, from the coding sequence ATGTCTCACTGTGTTGTGGCAAAGCAGAGTTTCTCCTCAGGGAGATTTTATTATGAGGTTCAGGTCAGAGGGAACACCCAGTGGTCATTAGGAGTGATGAGAGAGAGCGTTAACAGGAAGCGGGGGATTCCATGGTCACCTCAGTGTGGATTCTGGACTGTGGAACTGTGGGGGAATCAGTACTGGGCACATGCTGATCCCTCTGTCCTCCTCACACTGAGAGAGAAGGTGGAGAAGGTGGGGGTGTTTGTGGATTATGAGGAGGGTCTGGTCTCCTTTTATGATGTGGAGTCCAGATCTCATATCTACTCTTTCACTGGTCAGTCTTTCACTGAGAAACTCTATCCATGCTTCTGGACTTGGAGCAATAATCCACTGATCATCACTGATGTTACTGAATAA